A stretch of Nonomuraea africana DNA encodes these proteins:
- a CDS encoding DUF2867 domain-containing protein has product MPRLAEATHTEQPWRIHEFTSDFSVEDVWSFRTPGAGPDDFPTMLAAMQATGGLEKQPRLVRSLFAIRWKLGALLGWDKPSAGVGARVASLRDRLPGDVRDAPRGTDHESMPLKAVYELDMESARELANKTVHTVMHLGWIQGANGDYELRMAVLVKPNGRFGRLYMAAIAPFRYLIVYPALTRRWEQAWRDRHHAAAAYEEGKSR; this is encoded by the coding sequence TTGCCACGACTCGCAGAGGCCACCCACACCGAGCAGCCGTGGCGCATCCACGAATTCACGAGTGACTTCTCGGTCGAGGACGTGTGGTCGTTCCGCACTCCGGGAGCCGGACCTGACGACTTCCCGACGATGCTCGCAGCGATGCAAGCCACCGGCGGACTCGAAAAACAGCCCCGGCTGGTCAGGTCCTTGTTCGCCATTCGGTGGAAGCTCGGCGCACTCCTCGGCTGGGACAAACCATCAGCGGGCGTCGGAGCGCGGGTCGCCTCACTCCGCGACCGCCTGCCCGGCGACGTCCGCGACGCTCCCCGCGGCACCGACCACGAGAGCATGCCCCTCAAAGCGGTCTACGAGCTCGACATGGAGTCCGCACGCGAGCTCGCGAACAAGACCGTGCACACCGTGATGCACCTCGGCTGGATTCAAGGGGCGAACGGCGACTACGAGCTACGGATGGCCGTCCTCGTCAAGCCCAACGGCCGGTTCGGACGGCTCTACATGGCCGCCATCGCGCCTTTCCGCTACCTCATCGTCTACCCAGCCCTGACCCGGCGATGGGAACAAGCCTGGCGCGACCGCCACCATGCGGCGGCGGCGTACGAAGAAGGGAAGTCACGATGA
- a CDS encoding TetR/AcrR family transcriptional regulator: MARTTRARWIEAGLEALAEGGPDAVRVETLATKLGVTKGGFYGYFDGRPALLTEMLDEWERRCTREVLAQVDAEGGDAAERIRRVGQLTFSEDLHRIDLAVRAWAHHDQSVAARLRRIDNERMDFLRKMFGAFITDPDEIEARSTLAFALAIGRHFIVADHPGYTKREAIHLAGEHLLRPPR; this comes from the coding sequence GTGGCCCGCACAACACGAGCCCGCTGGATAGAGGCGGGCCTCGAAGCCCTCGCCGAGGGAGGACCCGACGCGGTCCGCGTCGAGACGCTCGCCACCAAGCTCGGCGTGACGAAGGGCGGGTTCTACGGGTACTTCGATGGGCGTCCCGCGTTGCTCACGGAGATGCTCGACGAGTGGGAACGCCGCTGCACCAGAGAGGTCCTCGCCCAGGTCGACGCTGAAGGCGGCGACGCCGCCGAGAGGATCAGGCGCGTCGGTCAACTGACCTTCTCAGAAGACCTTCACCGGATTGATCTCGCGGTCCGGGCCTGGGCCCACCACGACCAGTCCGTCGCGGCGCGCCTGCGGCGTATCGACAACGAGCGCATGGACTTCCTGCGGAAGATGTTCGGCGCCTTCATCACCGACCCCGACGAGATCGAGGCCCGCAGCACCCTGGCGTTCGCGCTCGCGATCGGCCGCCACTTCATCGTCGCGGACCACCCTGGGTACACCAAACGCGAAGCCATCCACCTTGCCGGAGAACACCTCTTGCGCCCGCCACGGTGA